The Vibrio tasmaniensis genome includes a region encoding these proteins:
- a CDS encoding ATP-binding response regulator, with protein sequence MNGKPSYNISVPALRLSILFSVVLAALAFYLYFSWSKVDSVAQVQSAPLLIQAQKLNQTIEQDIQTLQQCLITNTCGTNEFNLANLKREIDAFRSLASLNKTEFSLVGATEYTQLELAINRFSDSPKTRNDVLGLYLSLTNNYLQMDDNYRTMFNNHANDLMSEKNEFFIWLFMVVVILAVITILSNSVAMLKLKKSSSNEREIDYEFDALYQELKQLDLQRLEELLNEVSINPKQRQIYSHLKLIFSKLEDQKRNNDLYKQLYALIGYEIRGITNTINGGVQYLVQETDENGVLMAKDITSACSTLSELAENYNRLISQGTESKSKEFSLLNVLSELMIHISAKIQRNEGELDCFISDNLPNRVEGQSTSLFWILFLQLSNAIQLKSNKKLFVTIESGAASDMENTRVTINLNFLSTLDVSVAKLNKLHWSTHKHHTANTDDLAKSVLKDYGYYESHWFQSGTQERFQIELDLKAKNFHTEKTRFDGKRLLLCANTQVRIDVMKKMLSNLGLDITEIRTANELFSAAKTFGEYDAIMLTDTFEPNKLPSLSKTVKSQLKNHPNTKLLLSVTNTQHAQECHSFVDKIINSPAIPYEFIPNLLTIMEAEASEEQMENSSFLIVEDDRVQQILLKRILTKQEYEPDTVGDGADAVEHFMNKRSDIIFMDCIMPGMGGIEATKRIRQFEQENEKNPCTIIGATALTSSNEHQACIEAGMDYVISKPYKSDQIIKVINKYVAVQKLN encoded by the coding sequence ATGAACGGAAAACCTTCTTACAACATTTCCGTACCTGCTCTGCGACTAAGCATATTGTTTAGCGTGGTTTTAGCTGCGCTCGCTTTCTATTTATACTTTTCTTGGTCGAAAGTAGATTCGGTTGCACAAGTGCAAAGCGCCCCTCTACTCATACAAGCCCAAAAGCTTAATCAGACCATAGAACAAGATATTCAAACTCTGCAGCAATGCTTAATTACCAACACTTGTGGTACTAACGAATTCAATCTCGCTAACTTGAAGCGTGAAATTGATGCATTTCGTTCTTTAGCCTCGTTGAACAAAACCGAATTCAGCCTAGTTGGAGCAACTGAATACACGCAACTGGAATTAGCGATTAATCGCTTCTCCGATAGCCCTAAAACACGTAACGACGTATTAGGCTTGTACCTTTCATTAACGAATAACTATCTGCAGATGGATGACAACTATCGCACCATGTTTAACAACCATGCGAACGATTTGATGTCTGAGAAAAACGAGTTCTTTATCTGGTTGTTTATGGTGGTCGTGATATTGGCTGTGATTACGATTTTATCCAACTCAGTTGCTATGTTGAAACTGAAAAAATCCAGCTCGAACGAACGTGAAATCGACTATGAATTCGATGCCCTGTATCAAGAGCTGAAACAGCTCGATTTGCAACGGCTTGAAGAGCTTCTTAATGAAGTGAGCATCAATCCGAAACAACGCCAGATCTACTCTCATCTCAAGCTTATCTTCAGTAAATTGGAAGACCAAAAGCGCAATAACGATCTCTACAAACAGCTGTATGCACTGATCGGCTATGAGATTCGCGGAATCACCAACACCATCAACGGCGGTGTCCAATATCTGGTTCAAGAAACCGATGAAAACGGCGTGTTGATGGCGAAGGATATTACCTCTGCATGTAGCACCTTATCTGAGCTAGCAGAAAACTATAATCGATTGATTTCACAGGGTACGGAAAGCAAGTCGAAAGAATTTTCACTGCTCAACGTATTATCTGAATTGATGATTCATATCAGCGCCAAAATTCAACGAAATGAAGGCGAACTAGACTGCTTTATCTCTGATAATTTGCCGAATCGTGTTGAGGGGCAGTCCACCAGCTTGTTCTGGATCTTGTTCCTGCAGCTTTCTAATGCCATCCAGCTTAAATCAAACAAGAAATTGTTCGTGACGATAGAGTCTGGCGCAGCTTCTGATATGGAAAATACCCGTGTCACCATCAACCTAAACTTCCTTTCAACGTTAGATGTCTCTGTAGCCAAGCTCAATAAGCTTCATTGGAGCACTCATAAACACCATACCGCAAACACCGACGACTTAGCGAAAAGCGTTTTAAAAGATTACGGGTATTACGAAAGTCATTGGTTCCAATCGGGTACACAGGAACGTTTTCAGATTGAGCTGGATCTCAAGGCTAAAAATTTCCACACAGAGAAAACTCGCTTCGACGGCAAGCGTTTACTACTTTGCGCCAATACTCAAGTTCGTATCGATGTCATGAAGAAAATGCTCAGCAACTTGGGGCTTGATATCACAGAAATTCGCACTGCCAATGAGTTATTTTCAGCGGCGAAAACCTTTGGTGAGTACGATGCGATTATGCTAACCGATACCTTTGAACCCAACAAACTGCCGTCACTGAGTAAAACGGTGAAATCTCAACTTAAGAATCATCCCAATACCAAGCTGTTGCTGTCAGTAACCAATACTCAGCATGCACAAGAATGTCATAGCTTCGTCGATAAGATCATCAACTCCCCTGCGATTCCTTATGAGTTTATTCCGAACTTGCTCACCATTATGGAAGCAGAAGCATCAGAAGAGCAGATGGAGAATAGCTCATTCCTTATCGTAGAGGATGACCGAGTTCAGCAGATCTTACTTAAACGAATTCTTACCAAACAAGAGTATGAGCCAGACACGGTTGGCGATGGCGCTGACGCAGTGGAGCACTTCATGAATAAACGTTCTGACATCATCTTCATGGACTGCATCATGCCAGGTATGGGCGGCATTGAGGCGACCAAACGCATTCGCCAGTTCGAACAAGAGAACGAGAAAAACCCTTGTACCATCATAGGGGCAACCGCATTGACCAGCAGTAACGAACACCAGGCTTGTATTGAAGCCGGAATGGATTACGTGATCAGCAAACCTTACAAAAGCGACCAAATCATCAAGGTGATCAACAAGTATGTGGCGGTACAGAAACTTAACTAG
- a CDS encoding HlyD family type I secretion periplasmic adaptor subunit codes for MSNNQIEHHLRKALVSNNEASKVTADDTIVLASAMTSVHKTLLIIFLLALVAIAVASQARIDIVVSVRGELLLESDVEKVQHLEGGILEELLVRKGEVVYEGQPIARIRSLDRNTQLDTVNTEIIQLELDKIRYESLRDMVEPNFASYIEKYPEQVQVNMNTWQQEFSKNRSNEELITHDIKHKNSLIGSMLKRRKSSENQLSLIRKQLNIKNTLYKEEMASYVDVLNMQVQESNMVREIENLDESVMNERFQLDKLEKQHRDLVENRNSEYQAQIIQANKDLKLKRILQPQHSDKVDRLIVYSPVDGVVDKLHFNFRSAVIPPGESIADIAPINNSLHGEAKIPRKDMGFVEIGQAVKVKMDTYNFAKYGFVEGTIASISRSSYEEEDAEFYLAEIEIDRNFLERGGTQYKLSPYMEFTADVKTGSRRVIEYAAKPVMSAIEDAFDER; via the coding sequence ATGAGCAATAACCAAATAGAGCATCACCTCAGAAAAGCGCTCGTTTCTAACAACGAGGCTTCCAAGGTCACAGCAGATGACACCATCGTGCTCGCAAGTGCGATGACCAGCGTTCACAAGACGTTGCTCATCATCTTCCTACTCGCTTTGGTGGCTATCGCTGTGGCGTCACAAGCGCGCATCGACATTGTTGTTTCTGTACGTGGTGAACTGCTATTGGAATCCGATGTCGAGAAAGTTCAGCACCTAGAAGGCGGTATTTTAGAAGAGCTGTTAGTTAGAAAAGGGGAAGTTGTTTATGAAGGTCAACCTATTGCGCGAATCCGCTCACTCGACCGTAACACCCAACTCGATACAGTGAACACTGAAATCATTCAGCTGGAACTCGATAAAATTCGTTATGAAAGCTTGCGTGACATGGTCGAACCAAACTTTGCTTCTTACATCGAAAAGTACCCAGAACAAGTTCAGGTCAACATGAATACGTGGCAGCAAGAGTTCTCGAAAAACCGCTCCAACGAAGAGCTGATCACTCACGATATTAAACACAAAAACTCTCTGATTGGATCAATGCTAAAGCGTCGTAAAAGCTCAGAGAACCAACTATCGCTCATTCGCAAACAACTCAACATCAAAAACACGCTTTATAAAGAAGAGATGGCGTCCTATGTCGACGTGTTAAATATGCAAGTACAAGAATCCAATATGGTTCGAGAGATTGAGAACCTTGATGAGTCGGTCATGAACGAACGCTTTCAACTCGACAAACTGGAAAAACAACACCGTGATTTGGTTGAGAACCGTAACTCTGAGTACCAAGCACAAATCATTCAGGCCAATAAAGACCTCAAACTAAAACGGATCTTACAACCTCAACATTCAGATAAGGTTGATCGCCTAATCGTCTACTCTCCGGTGGATGGTGTAGTCGACAAATTACACTTCAACTTCCGCTCTGCGGTAATACCTCCAGGAGAGAGCATCGCTGATATTGCACCAATCAATAACTCTCTACACGGTGAAGCCAAGATCCCACGTAAAGACATGGGCTTCGTTGAAATTGGTCAGGCGGTCAAAGTAAAAATGGACACCTATAACTTTGCAAAATATGGATTTGTTGAGGGAACCATCGCATCAATCAGCCGTTCATCATACGAAGAAGAGGACGCCGAATTCTATTTAGCAGAGATTGAAATTGACCGAAACTTTCTTGAACGAGGAGGCACTCAATACAAGTTATCACCGTATATGGAATTTACCGCCGATGTGAAAACAGGCTCGCGTCGTGTGATCGAATACGCAGCGAAGCCAGTGATGTCTGCCATCGAAGATGCATTCGATGAGAGGTAA